In the Nicotiana tabacum cultivar K326 chromosome 16, ASM71507v2, whole genome shotgun sequence genome, one interval contains:
- the LOC107827851 gene encoding methyltransferase-like protein 2, giving the protein MENNQLQLFSESGIYQLTSNAFFIDPVRILNRSYTRFRVSPSTYYSRFFDSSNSKQVPKASEDSRKRKRKQKKKPQSLNEREQIADRRHQEVKPLLLKAHKTLLEAPDLLKVLRNLRNDGCAVGECKELSEESSELSFMELGSVWQAPLYEIALNYHQDDKTFHNGGSTLVQSIEQRVTPVFNNLVANEGSCDIEAELFNHKFIIPKRSCFYMSDLRQIENLIPADSDCGFNLIVIDPPWENGSAHQKLRYPTLPNRYFLSLPVKQLCHTYGALVALWVTNREKLRGFVENDLFPKWGVKYAASFYWLKVKANGMMTGELDLFHHRPYECLLLGYCDGKETDSDNVTRLNPIPDNRVFVSIPGDYSRKTPLGELLLDYVPGSRPARCIELFAREMIPGWTSWGNEPLHFQDSRYFVTKETEK; this is encoded by the exons ATGGAAAACAATCAATTGCAATTGTTTTCAGAATCCGGTATTTATCAGTTAACCTCAAATGCCTTCTTTATCGACCCGGTTCGAATTCTCAACCGTTCTTACACCCGGTTTAGGGTTTCGCCTTCTACGTACTACTCTCGCTTCTTCGATTCCTCAAACTCAAAACAAGTTCCAAAAGCTTCGGAAGATTCTAGAAAACGAAAACGTAAACAGAAGAAAAAGCCTCAATCTCTCAATGAACGCGAACAAATTGCTGATCGTCGTCATCAG GAGGTGAAGCCGTTATTGTTGAAAGCGCATAAAACGCTGCTTGAAGCTCCTGATCTTTTGAAAGTTTTGAGGAATTTGAGGAATGATGGATGTGCTGTGGGGGAATGCAAGGAGTTGTCAGAGGAAAGTAGTGAGCTTTCGTTTATGGAGCTCGGAAGTGTTTGGCAAGCTCCATTGTATGAGATTGCTCTCAATTATCATCAAGATGATAAAACTTTCCACAATGGAG GTTCAACACTTGTTCAGAGTATTGAGCAAAGAGTGACCCCTGTATTTAATAATCTAGTCGCCAATGAAGGAAGCTGTGATATAGAGGCTGAGCTTTTTAATCACAAGTTTATTATTCCCAAAAGGAGTTGTTTCTATATG TCTGATTTGCGGCAGATTGAGAACTTAATCCCAG CTGATTCTGATTGTGGCTTCAATCTCATAGTCATAGATCCCCCTTGGGAAAATGGCAGCGCTCATCAGAAACTGAG GTACCCAACTTTGCCTAACAGATACTTCTTGTCTCTCCCCGTCAAGCAACTTTGCCATACCTATGGAGCACTTGTTGCATTGTGGGTTACCAACAGGGAAAAGTTGCGAGGTTTTGTAGAGAATGATTTATTTCCCAAATGGGGAGTAAAATATGCAGCTAGCTTTTACTGGTTGAAG GTTAAGGCAAATGGGATGATGACTGGTGAATTGGACCTCTTTCATCATCGGCCATATGAATGCCTTCTTCTAGGATACTGTGACGGAAAG GAGACTGATTCTGACAATGTAACAAGACTGAATCCTATACCAGATAATCGAGTATTCGTCAGTATTCCTGGTGATTATTCAAGGAAAACCCCCCTTGGAG AGCTGCTTCTGGATTATGTGCCGGGGTCTAGGCCTGCTCGTTGCATTGAACTATTTGCTAGAGAAATGATACCCGGCTGGACTTCTTGGGGGAATGAACCTCTTCATTTTCAGGATTCAAGATATTTTGTTACTAAGGAAACAGAAAAATAA